One window from the genome of Spirosoma rhododendri encodes:
- a CDS encoding carbon-nitrogen hydrolase — MSKNVNVGLVQMSCTADVESNIQKAINGIREAARQGAQIVCLQELFTSLYFCDVEDHHNFSLAEAIPGPTTERLGAVAGELGVVIVASLFEKRAQGLYHNTTAVLDADGSYLGKYRKMHIPDDPGYYEKFYFTPGDLGYKVFDTKYARVGVLICWDQWYPEAARITALMGADLLVYPTAIGWDTTEPDPKQNEEQYNAWQTIQRSHAIANGIHVVAVNRVGREADQQFWGGSFVSNPFGSLLYLAPHDEEVVHVQTIDLALSEKYRTTWPYFRDRRIDSYQPITRRYIDE, encoded by the coding sequence ATGTCGAAAAACGTTAACGTCGGACTGGTACAGATGAGTTGTACGGCCGATGTCGAGTCAAATATTCAGAAAGCAATAAATGGTATTCGGGAAGCGGCCCGGCAGGGCGCGCAGATCGTTTGCCTACAGGAACTGTTCACCTCGCTGTATTTCTGCGACGTGGAAGACCACCATAATTTTAGCCTGGCCGAAGCTATTCCCGGCCCCACCACCGAGCGACTGGGCGCGGTAGCAGGCGAACTGGGCGTCGTTATCGTCGCGTCGCTGTTCGAGAAGCGGGCGCAGGGGCTGTACCATAATACAACGGCGGTACTGGATGCCGACGGTTCGTATCTGGGTAAGTATCGGAAGATGCACATTCCCGACGACCCGGGCTATTACGAGAAGTTTTACTTCACGCCGGGTGATCTGGGCTACAAGGTATTCGACACGAAGTATGCCCGCGTGGGTGTGCTGATCTGCTGGGATCAGTGGTACCCCGAAGCAGCCCGAATCACGGCTCTGATGGGTGCCGACCTCTTGGTTTACCCCACGGCCATCGGTTGGGATACTACCGAGCCTGACCCCAAACAAAACGAAGAGCAGTACAACGCCTGGCAGACGATTCAGCGCAGCCATGCCATCGCCAACGGCATACACGTAGTGGCCGTGAATCGGGTTGGTCGGGAAGCTGATCAGCAGTTCTGGGGCGGTTCATTTGTGTCTAACCCGTTTGGCTCGCTGCTGTACCTGGCCCCCCACGATGAGGAAGTCGTTCACGTACAAACGATTGACCTGGCTCTGTCGGAAAAATACCGCACGACCTGGCCTTATTTCCGCGACCGGCGCATCGACTCGTACCAGCCTATCACCCGCCGTTACATCGACGAATAA
- a CDS encoding OmpA family protein encodes MTYWPSDATGDSLRETGPLNPISMFVSKTPWVLLLLLWMAGSTWWHVCHIKQLCPNMPFPMASDSSDTSASMVAPLTISDGERFRLQLPGNFSFARSGATASTNALGASFSELATYLTNNPDRRLLVIGYYEADETKPADFENLGLARAENVRQYLVEQGVPQTSLTTQGQLLSLPDVRMALNPAGDSLVGGLAFAFAGADEAQPTTATAPQPASADSTRPATLPASAPAADTVQKKLPSATLTTETELAAAEKYTSVFKPIDLYFKLNGSNYIQTPDTRRFFDEAARYLKTHKQKELVLTGHTDNSGNDATNLRLSRSRANDVKKRLRSSGISASQIVVDAKGETAPKADNGTIAGRRANRRVTVVVR; translated from the coding sequence TTGACGTATTGGCCGTCCGACGCAACGGGTGATTCCCTGCGCGAAACCGGCCCCCTCAACCCCATCAGTATGTTTGTCAGTAAGACACCTTGGGTTTTGTTGCTGCTGCTCTGGATGGCAGGTTCGACCTGGTGGCACGTCTGCCATATCAAGCAGCTATGCCCCAACATGCCTTTCCCGATGGCGTCCGATTCATCAGACACGTCAGCGAGTATGGTTGCGCCACTTACCATCAGCGATGGGGAGCGGTTTCGGCTTCAACTGCCCGGTAATTTCAGCTTTGCCCGGTCTGGGGCCACGGCCAGTACCAATGCACTTGGCGCTTCCTTCTCTGAACTGGCTACGTACCTGACCAACAACCCCGACCGGCGGCTACTGGTGATTGGCTATTACGAGGCTGATGAAACCAAACCGGCCGACTTCGAAAATCTGGGGCTGGCCCGCGCCGAAAACGTCCGGCAGTATCTTGTTGAACAGGGCGTTCCGCAAACGTCTCTGACGACACAGGGCCAGTTGCTTTCCCTGCCCGACGTGCGAATGGCACTGAACCCGGCCGGTGATTCACTGGTGGGTGGGCTGGCGTTTGCGTTTGCCGGTGCTGATGAAGCGCAGCCAACCACAGCAACTGCCCCCCAACCGGCTTCGGCCGACAGCACACGGCCCGCCACTCTGCCAGCATCAGCCCCAGCTGCCGACACGGTTCAGAAAAAACTGCCGTCGGCGACGTTGACTACGGAAACCGAACTGGCAGCGGCTGAGAAGTACACGTCCGTCTTTAAACCGATTGACCTGTACTTCAAACTCAATGGGTCGAACTACATTCAAACGCCCGATACGCGCCGGTTTTTCGACGAAGCAGCCCGGTACCTGAAGACGCACAAGCAGAAAGAACTTGTCCTGACCGGCCATACCGACAACAGCGGCAACGATGCAACCAACCTGCGCCTGTCGCGCAGCCGGGCCAACGACGTAAAAAAACGGCTTCGTTCGTCGGGTATCAGCGCGTCGCAGATCGTTGTAGATGCCAAGGGGGAAACGGCACCCAAAGCGGATAACGGTACTATCGCCGGACGCCGGGCCAACCGGCGGGTTACGGTAGTTGTTCGATAA
- a CDS encoding endonuclease III domain-containing protein: protein MLTTLDPAVKTRDAHERLNEHYGVDPIRGRVDPMHELIGTILSHRTTFANERTAYQTMRERFPTWEEVRDAPLDQLIDAIKTANYPEIKAPYMQNVLTVLIAERGSANIDFLWDMSTDDAMAWLNRLPGVGPKTSTLLLLFSFHKPVLPVDTHVHRVTQRLGLIGPKVSAEKAHKLLLSYLPADATVLYNFHKHFFWHGQRVCFWYNPNCTGCVLNDMCDFYQSGRTAVLSSTPVRKK from the coding sequence ATGCTGACTACCCTCGATCCGGCCGTAAAAACCCGCGACGCTCACGAGCGGCTCAACGAACACTATGGCGTCGATCCGATTCGGGGGCGGGTCGATCCGATGCACGAACTGATCGGTACGATCCTGTCGCACCGCACCACCTTCGCCAACGAACGCACGGCCTACCAGACCATGCGCGAACGCTTTCCAACGTGGGAAGAAGTCCGCGACGCCCCCCTCGACCAGCTAATCGACGCGATAAAAACGGCTAACTACCCCGAAATCAAGGCACCGTACATGCAGAACGTACTGACGGTGCTGATTGCCGAGCGGGGGAGTGCCAACATCGATTTTCTGTGGGACATGTCGACCGACGATGCGATGGCGTGGCTGAACCGGCTGCCCGGCGTTGGCCCGAAGACGTCGACGTTATTGCTGCTGTTTTCGTTTCACAAGCCCGTGTTGCCCGTCGATACGCACGTGCACCGCGTCACGCAGCGGCTCGGGTTGATTGGCCCGAAAGTAAGTGCTGAAAAAGCGCACAAACTGCTGCTATCGTACTTGCCTGCGGACGCTACCGTGCTGTACAATTTCCACAAACATTTCTTCTGGCACGGGCAGCGCGTTTGCTTCTGGTACAACCCCAACTGCACCGGCTGTGTCCTGAACGATATGTGTGATTTTTACCAGTCCGGGCGAACCGCAGTGTTAAGTAGCACACCTGTGCGGAAGAAATAG
- a CDS encoding cold-shock protein, which produces MQTGTVKFFNETKGFGFIKPDGGGEDIFVHASGLIDQIRENDKVKFNVERGKKGLNAVNVEMA; this is translated from the coding sequence ATGCAAACAGGAACTGTAAAATTCTTTAATGAGACCAAAGGGTTTGGCTTCATTAAACCCGATGGTGGTGGCGAAGACATTTTTGTACACGCTTCCGGTCTCATCGATCAAATCCGCGAAAACGACAAGGTTAAGTTCAACGTTGAGCGCGGTAAGAAAGGCTTGAACGCCGTGAACGTCGAAATGGCTTAA
- a CDS encoding SIR2 family NAD-dependent protein deacylase yields the protein MKNRQKVVVLSGAGISAESGIPTFRASDGLWENHRIEDVATPEAWVRNPVLVQDFYNQRRKQALTAEPNAGHKALVRLEDAYDVTVVTQNVDNLHERAGSSNVIHLHGELFKSRSTSNEELVYDVDGWEIKMGDACEEGSQLRPHIVWFGEAVPMMDIALEAADEADIMIVVGTSLNVYPAASLAFVVGERIPVYVVDPNTPTMQKRKNVVFIAEPATIGLTQLVDELLAKAQSDKSVAS from the coding sequence ATGAAAAATCGTCAGAAAGTTGTCGTGTTGTCGGGGGCGGGGATTAGTGCCGAGAGCGGAATCCCTACGTTCCGGGCGTCGGACGGGTTGTGGGAAAATCACCGGATTGAGGACGTAGCTACACCCGAAGCGTGGGTTCGTAACCCCGTGCTGGTGCAGGATTTCTACAACCAACGCCGGAAGCAGGCCCTGACGGCTGAACCCAACGCCGGGCACAAAGCCCTCGTCCGACTGGAAGATGCCTACGACGTGACGGTGGTAACGCAAAACGTCGATAACCTGCACGAGCGGGCCGGGTCGTCCAACGTTATTCACCTGCACGGTGAGCTGTTCAAGTCGCGCAGCACGAGCAACGAAGAATTGGTCTACGACGTCGATGGCTGGGAAATCAAGATGGGCGATGCCTGTGAAGAAGGCTCGCAACTGCGCCCACACATCGTCTGGTTTGGCGAAGCCGTACCGATGATGGACATTGCCCTCGAAGCCGCTGATGAAGCCGATATTATGATCGTCGTCGGTACGTCGCTGAATGTGTACCCGGCGGCAAGTCTGGCGTTCGTGGTAGGTGAGCGCATCCCGGTCTATGTTGTTGACCCCAACACGCCGACGATGCAGAAGCGCAAGAACGTTGTATTTATCGCCGAACCCGCTACGATTGGCCTGACCCAACTGGTCGATGAGCTGCTGGCAAAGGCGCAGTCAGATAAATCGGTAGCAAGCTAA